Genomic window (Musa acuminata AAA Group cultivar baxijiao chromosome BXJ1-9, Cavendish_Baxijiao_AAA, whole genome shotgun sequence):
AACTATTTTGTTAGTTACCAATCATTTTAAGATTAAACTATTCTTCTAATGTAGTTTATACATTTTAAGGTTTTCTAACGATATGGCTTCTTTTTAATGTTGTATATTTGATGATTGGATATGGAAAAAATGTAGTTCCATGGTACATGATGTGCTTTATTCATTAAACATATGCATTTCATTCCTTTCTCGCTTTCTTTATAGTGGATGTCGTCATTTATCATTAACCAGCCTATTTTTTCACCTCTTTCTTAAGTGATAAATGGTAGAATAATAATTAGTTTCCTCAAATTCAACTTTGTTTTAAAATTTCATTCCTTTTCAAGAAAGCTTGATATGGAGAAAACACCAAAAACAAGATTCAACCGAAGTCAGGTAGGGATTTGGTGACTTGGATTGGCAAGCAGAATTATCTTTTTGTTTCATTTTGCAGCAGCTCATGCAGTTTGAAAGATGAAGACGAGATAATATATCAAAAGTGAAGGGAGTGACAAGAAAGGGAAAATGTGTTGTATCTTTTGATTTGCCTCAAAGTTATACCAGTGTCTGTGGCGGTGTGGCCTATATCAATATGTCAAGTCAGCCGCTTTGTTTTGGACGTTACAAAAGATAGAAAAAGTAAAGAGACAAGGAAGAAAACGTATAGGTGGGATGAGGGAGAGAGAGGGGTTTGGGGGTACAAATGAGAGGATATCTTGTTGTTTAATCTAAGGACACAAAAGAAAGAGAGCTGATTTTTCAATAGAAGAGTCATAGGATGGCAGAATGTCGCTTTGAAGATGGGGATAGACTGATAGTCATCTGTATTCAGAGGTTCTAGCTGGTCATACAGAATAGGCTATCTCACACTTTCCAAATCTTATAGACCGCTTTGATACAATAGATAGTCCAAGCGTACTTTCAAATATGTACCTTTCTAGGTTCTATGACATACTTCTTTGGATTACACAACGGGCATCTATGTCAGGACTAGTAAATATTATGATAAACCAAAATGAAGATACTCCTGATTCCTGAAAGTAATTTATCCCATTTGTTGTTTTTTGCGTTTTCAATCATCTTGCTGATTGTCTGAGCAAATATGGCATATTCATTATGTATTAATCCTCACAACACACCTTGTAATAAATACTTCATTTTCTGTCCCTATTGTTGTTTTATAAGATGTATGACCATTCAAAATCAAATAATAGTGGatctttcaagaatgcaaatattctCTGTTTATTATTCAAAATCAAATAATTGTGGATCTTTCAAGCTAACAAATATTCTTTGTTACACCCTGCTTATCTATGATAGGTGATGGAACAATCAAATTAACATGGAAATTATGACCTGATTCTCAATGTGTATCATTGGCACAAGCAGGGCTAGCCTTTTGATTCGGAATTGTTCTCTAAAATTTTACTTGTTCGAAGAGCTTTTCTCTATTCGATCATATCCACTAGTTCTGAAATATTGGGGACTAAAAAGTAATGCATTTGAAATTATCAACCATTAGTAGGTTGAACTAATGAACTTAACATTGAACATAACAAGTTATCTCCATGGTAAGAGCTTTCAGATCATTTAGTTCATCTCAAATATTACTTGCCCTACCTGTCCACACATTCTTTTTAAACTCAAATGGTAATTTGAGAACAAAGATGTAATTCTACCGAGACATCAAATATACTCACAGTCCCTTTGATATGCTGCAAAGGAAATTTTCTACTTGTCAGTTGTTTACGTCACCTTGACATGGAGTTAATCTGCGGATGTAACCTTTTTGTCTTCTTGTTTGAGTGTTATCCCTTAATCTGCTTTCTTATATTACAATAATTCTGAATTTTAGTGCATATTCCTTGCTGAAAATTAATTTGTACCATGGATAATTAGTGTTCCCTTGGTTCGTTCATATATTTTGGCAATCCCTTCAAAAGTCATCTATGCTACTCCATTTGTATGGTCCAAGATTTTTGTTGTAGTTAGCATTTTTTTCACCGAGCTACTCATATACATGAATTATACATGTACAGACAAATATTATATGTATGTGCAGATTTATAAATATCCATATGGTGGGGGAGCTAGGATGGAATGTGATTGTTTCAAATATGTGTCAATTAATTCTTTTGTTATTCAATATTAGTTGAAATAGATGCAGTTGATGAAATTAATATTCTGTTGTATCTGCTCAAAGATCTGTCTTGACATTGATCCAGTTCATGGTTTAGTCAAATttgcaaaaaaaatatatctacatGTGCTGCTTCTGGGGACATTTTGTTTAAATGTTTTGGTTAGCATGTCCTAAATATAAATTTAGCAAAATAATGTATGTTTAGTTCTTCATTAAATTGTCTGTAGATTTTTTTGGTAGTTCTAAGTTCTAAGTGCATTGGAAACCTCAAATTCTCACTCATGCTCAAGTGTATGAAATATTTCTGGCACGTGAAAACCAAGTGGTGAAAAACCATTATGATCAAGCAACTAAATATCGTGTTGACATAATCTTTGTGGCATTCCAACCAACATCATTCCCTTAAATGCATTGACACCTTAGTACATCTCACTCTGATATGAAGTTCAGGATCACTGAAGCGTTCTATATACCAGGTATAATCAGAAAGACAAGAACAGTTATGGAATGCCTTCATCGGTTTTGTAGGGCATGCATCGACAAATCAATGAGACTTGGGTATGGTGCAAGACATTATCTGTTCTTTTAATATGTTATTATGTTGACGGTACACCTGAGTGATTATTTTGATATTACACTTAGTGCTGTCCCTTCTATGTAACTAGAGGTTTCCTAAAGCATGTAGTCTTGAATAGTTTAAACGGTATTTAAAAACTTCAACTAGTTGAAATACCAATTTTTGTGCAGTAATAATGAATGTCCTGCATGCCGCACTCATTGTGCAAGTCGACGTTCTTTAAGAGATGATTCCAATTATGATACCATCATTGCAACTCTATATCCAGATATCGATAAGTATGAAGAAGAGGTAAGTAATTCTGTGTCTTTTTTGTTTATATGTTGGATTTTTTGCAGTTTGTTTTCTGCTCAGTAAATGTGGTTGCTTCACTCTTTATGAAATGCCTGGCTGCAGGAACTTGCTTTCCATGAAGAAGAGATGTCTTGCAACAAGAAGGTAGTCTCGTCTATATGAATGCATTCTAGTCTTTGATCCTTTTCTATGCTCATACACTATAATTAGTAATCTCTTTCTACATTAGTTACAAGCATCCATGGCTGAGATATTCCAACGACAAACAGAATCTCTAGGCAGGAGAAGATCAACAGCaaaagccacagctgcagcttttGTGAGAAGATCGCAGGGAAATTATCGGAACCATGTTAGTGGGAGGGGTGGGAATGGTGGTCGTGATACTATGGCAGTCTTTGATGATGACGATGAAGAGGAAGCAAATGTTAATGATGTGGGCAAAAGTTACTCATCTGCCGATGAGCCCTCTCCTGATAGAAGGCAGAAAAGGCGTAAGAGGTGGGGTGCACTGCAGTTTTCACCAGCTCGAACAGCTGTCAATGTTGATGCTGGTGTTGGGGAcaatgatgattttgaatttcacagagaaaacaatggagcattaCCATTGCGAGTGGGTAACAGAGAGGCATTTGCATGGGGCAAGAATGGTGCACGCAGTCAAACTAGACATGGTAATACGAGTGGTACAAATGGTCGGAAGGTTAAGTGTCGCATGACCAAATTGGTGGACTACCTCCGTAATTTAGATCACACTGTTGATGAGGTACAATGAAAGCAAGGACAGTAATCAACTTTTGATATCTAATTTGCATAAAAGATCCCGTGAAATTTTTTTTGCCATTTCATTTTTCAGTTTGATGTACATCTGACCCTGGTTCCATTGGACAAAGAGAGGGTACCAAGTTTGCAACAACCATACCTTTGTTGCCAACCATCCTTGTCAATTAGACACCTATGTGAAGTGAGTCTTAGTTTTATTTCACATATTTTTGTTTGGGTATTATTTTGAATGCTGGAAGATAACATTTCGAAACTGGAAATTGTGGGTTCATGTCTATGCAGTATATTGCTCTTCAGACATCTGTACCAGCAGAAGAAGTTCAGATATATGCAAAGATGCTTCAAGGTGGAGCCTCAGCAATCAAATCCTTGAGCTCAACGGACATGGCTAATGAAGATCCTCTGGTAGGGCTACAGGAATTGGAAGGACAAGAATCTGTCACAACACTGAACTCTTCTTTCACCGGCAATCAAGGGGAGCTGGTGAGCTATCCCAACTAACATGGCCCGATAACCTTCTGTGGATTAGTTCTGCTTCTTACTCCATCTTGTTATATTTTCAGGTTTTGGTCTACCATCTGAGAAAGCAAGCCTAGATAAGCATTCGGCAATGCTTGGTTTCCTTTCTCTCCTTAAATTCAACTGCTGCACATAACACTGATATAGAATTAGAAGATTTCAGAAGGATGCTGCTTCAATCTTGGCATGGCTATCCAGATAAATTGTGAAGAACCGTGTCTCAACAGAAAGGTCGCTTTAGGAATCCATCAAAGATGGGTGGAACTGTGCATATTCAGGCCTTgtttattgataaaaaatttgCCCTTCATACTGACTATCCATGAAGGATATCAAAATTGGCACAACAAAGAATGTTCGACTTGTTCAACTTGAAATTCTTACCTTACTAGCAGATTGTTATCACTGGCATTACAGCAATCTGGCTCTCAATAGAGGTAACCTTGTTCTTCCCAACAATGATCCTAGGATGGTTTatttgttgaacttctcattgccTGCTTAATTGGTTACTGCTAAGCTTTATTGTATGTTCATAAATCAAAATAGAAATGTTCTGAATGTGGCGTGCCAGACTGTTACAGGGGAATTTATCTTGCTTTATATGAAGGCCTTCACGATTATAACATCAAGTACAGCAGCATAAAAGTTGACATCAGTtcgatataattttaatatcatattATCTAGTTCATATGAGGAGGCTTATCAGAGTTCTATATACGTGCAAATACTTCTACCGTCGTATAGTCTTCTGTTTGAAGCATTCTTCGCCGTGCCACACCTGACGGAGACGACGAAGATGGAGTTGTTCCTGTTGCCGATCCCTGCAGCAGGCCACCTGACATCAACGATGGAGATGGCGTCGCGCCTCCTCGACCGTGTCGGCGGCGGGGGCCTCTCCGTCACCGTCCTCGTGATGACGACTCCTGCCCCGTGCCTCCGCTTCGAGACCGAGTCCTGCATCCGGTCACTCTCCTCCATCGGCGCTGGCGTCCGGTTCGAGGAGCTCCCGGTGCTGCCACCCGCGCAGTTCTTCGAGGAGTGCGACCAGGTCGGCGCGTCCTGTTCCCGCTACGTCGAGCTGCACAAGCCGCGCCTCAAGACCGCCATCTTGAGGCTGCGCTCCTCCCCGGCCGCCGCGCTCGTCATCGACTTCTTCGCCACGACGATGATCGACGTGGCCGACGAGCTCGGTATCCCCGCCTACCACTACTTCACCAGCAGCGCCGCCACGCTCGCTCTCCTGCTCCACGCCCCGACGCTCCATGATAAGAAGAAACTCCCGGTGGTCCTGGACGGAGACGAGGCGGCCTTCATCGAGCTCCCCGGCATGTCCCCGACTCCGGCCCGCCGCATGCCGTCGTTCGTGATGAGCAGTAGGAGAGAGACCTATGAGTGGTTCCAGGTTCCTCTACCACGGCAGGCGGTTTCCAGAAACCAAGTGTATGATCTTGAATACCTTCTTCGAGCTCGAGCCATCGACACTGGAAGCTCTAGTAGATGGAGTCTACGTACCAGATCATCCGACTCCTCCGATCTTCACGGTCGGACCAGTGCTTGGACGTCAAGCTTCACGACAAGATAGCAAGGAACCTCATGATTGCATCAAATGGCTCGACGAGCAACCGCCGGCGT
Coding sequences:
- the LOC135583031 gene encoding putative E3 ubiquitin-protein ligase RING1b isoform X1, coding for MSGQKRSLPRPQRPSVAQSVAAGDPPSPAAQPQEQHDEDEEGLEEMAEGEEKTPTNPPQQQDGAGGDGASLSPSFLPLFPFDLMPWRRRLFHCTGCDGEGDGSQSEDDLTDEEQFVPVRLPDIRKEVQCAICLGIIRKTRTVMECLHRFCRACIDKSMRLGNNECPACRTHCASRRSLRDDSNYDTIIATLYPDIDKYEEEELAFHEEEMSCNKKLQASMAEIFQRQTESLGRRRSTAKATAAAFVRRSQGNYRNHVSGRGGNGGRDTMAVFDDDDEEEANVNDVGKSYSSADEPSPDRRQKRRKRWGALQFSPARTAVNVDAGVGDNDDFEFHRENNGALPLRVGNREAFAWGKNGARSQTRHGNTSGTNGRKVKCRMTKLVDYLRNLDHTVDEFDVHLTLVPLDKERVPSLQQPYLCCQPSLSIRHLCEYIALQTSVPAEEVQIYAKMLQGGASAIKSLSSTDMANEDPLVGLQELEGQESVTTLNSSFTGNQGELVLVYHLRKQA
- the LOC135583031 gene encoding putative E3 ubiquitin-protein ligase RING1a isoform X2 codes for the protein MSGQKRSLPRPQRPSVAQSVAAGDPPSPAAQPQEQHDEDEEGLEEMAEGEEKTPTNPPQQQDGCDGEGDGSQSEDDLTDEEQFVPVRLPDIRKEVQCAICLGIIRKTRTVMECLHRFCRACIDKSMRLGNNECPACRTHCASRRSLRDDSNYDTIIATLYPDIDKYEEEELAFHEEEMSCNKKLQASMAEIFQRQTESLGRRRSTAKATAAAFVRRSQGNYRNHVSGRGGNGGRDTMAVFDDDDEEEANVNDVGKSYSSADEPSPDRRQKRRKRWGALQFSPARTAVNVDAGVGDNDDFEFHRENNGALPLRVGNREAFAWGKNGARSQTRHGNTSGTNGRKVKCRMTKLVDYLRNLDHTVDEFDVHLTLVPLDKERVPSLQQPYLCCQPSLSIRHLCEYIALQTSVPAEEVQIYAKMLQGGASAIKSLSSTDMANEDPLVGLQELEGQESVTTLNSSFTGNQGELVLVYHLRKQA